One Micromonospora sp. FIMYZ51 genomic window carries:
- a CDS encoding heavy metal translocating P-type ATPase, with product MHGGHEGHGGSAAHRGHDKHAGHDPQAFRRKFWLSLALTVPIVVTSHMVMDWFGYRLDFPGIELVGPVLGTVVFAYGGWPFLQGAAREIADRAPGMMLLIAMAITVAYVASLATALGAFDLDFWWELAALVTIMLLGHWQEMKAIGQAQGALSALAALLPDDAERLDPDGQPQRVPVTQLHIGDLVLVRPGGRVPADGQIVHGRAELDESMITGESRPVSRSTGDRVVAGTVATDAALRVRVDAVGDDTALAGIQRLVAQAQQSSGRAQVLADRFAAWLFYIATATALVTLAVWSVLGTLGEAVVRTVTVLVIACPHALGLAIPLVIALSTAVAAKGGILVKDRLALERMRTVDTVLFDKTGTLTRGEHVVTGVAATGSGAANTAAGSATTSDADLTAGNGEADVLALAAAVEADSEHPLARAIVAAAAARGGRPTATGFQSLTGRGVRAEVDGTGYAVGGPALLRELDVTVPADLAGRRDDWSRRGAAVLYLLRLDDDRARVLGALALEDEVRPEARQAIADLREQGVRKIVMITGDARPVAQAVAADLGFRPGEDEVFAEVLPAEKDDAVADLQRRGLRVAMVGDGVNDAPALARANVGIAIGAGTDVAIESAGVVLASSDPRGVTGVIRLSRAAYRKMLQNLAWAAGYNVVALPLAAGVLAWAGVTLSPAVGAVLMSASTIVVALNAQLLRRVHLRPPG from the coding sequence ATGCATGGCGGGCACGAGGGGCATGGCGGCTCGGCTGCGCACCGGGGGCATGACAAGCATGCCGGACATGACCCGCAGGCGTTCCGTCGTAAGTTCTGGCTGAGCCTCGCGCTTACCGTACCGATCGTGGTCACCAGCCACATGGTGATGGACTGGTTCGGCTACCGGCTGGACTTTCCCGGGATCGAACTGGTCGGTCCGGTGCTGGGCACGGTGGTGTTCGCGTACGGCGGGTGGCCCTTCCTCCAGGGCGCGGCGCGCGAGATCGCCGACCGCGCGCCGGGCATGATGCTGCTGATCGCGATGGCGATCACCGTCGCCTACGTGGCCTCACTGGCCACCGCGCTCGGCGCGTTCGACCTGGATTTCTGGTGGGAACTGGCCGCCCTGGTCACGATCATGCTGCTCGGGCACTGGCAGGAGATGAAGGCGATCGGGCAGGCCCAGGGTGCCCTGTCGGCGCTGGCCGCGCTCCTGCCCGACGACGCGGAACGACTCGACCCGGACGGCCAGCCGCAGCGGGTGCCGGTGACCCAGTTGCACATCGGCGACCTGGTCCTGGTGCGACCCGGTGGACGGGTGCCGGCGGACGGGCAGATCGTCCACGGCCGGGCCGAGTTGGACGAGTCAATGATCACGGGCGAGTCGAGGCCGGTGTCCCGGTCGACCGGCGACCGGGTGGTGGCCGGCACGGTGGCCACGGACGCGGCACTGCGGGTACGCGTCGACGCGGTGGGCGACGACACCGCACTGGCCGGCATCCAGCGGCTGGTGGCGCAGGCGCAGCAGTCCAGTGGCCGGGCCCAGGTGCTGGCCGACCGCTTCGCGGCCTGGTTGTTCTACATCGCCACCGCCACCGCGCTTGTCACACTCGCCGTGTGGAGTGTGCTCGGCACCCTGGGCGAGGCGGTAGTCCGCACGGTGACGGTGTTGGTCATCGCCTGCCCGCACGCGCTCGGCCTGGCCATTCCGCTGGTGATCGCACTCTCCACGGCGGTGGCCGCCAAGGGCGGCATCCTGGTCAAGGACCGGCTGGCCCTGGAGCGGATGCGCACAGTGGACACCGTGCTGTTCGACAAGACCGGCACGCTGACCCGGGGCGAACACGTCGTCACCGGCGTCGCCGCGACCGGCAGCGGCGCGGCGAACACCGCCGCCGGCAGCGCAACGACGAGCGACGCGGACCTCACCGCCGGCAACGGCGAGGCGGACGTACTCGCACTCGCCGCAGCGGTGGAGGCGGACAGCGAGCATCCGCTGGCCCGGGCGATCGTCGCCGCCGCAGCGGCGCGGGGTGGCCGGCCGACCGCGACGGGTTTCCAGTCGCTTACCGGCCGTGGCGTGCGCGCCGAGGTCGACGGGACCGGCTACGCCGTCGGCGGCCCGGCGCTGCTGCGGGAGCTCGACGTCACCGTCCCGGCAGACCTCGCCGGCCGACGGGACGACTGGTCCCGCCGGGGAGCCGCGGTGCTGTACCTGCTGCGGCTCGACGACGACCGGGCCCGGGTGCTCGGCGCGCTCGCCTTAGAGGACGAGGTGCGGCCGGAGGCCCGCCAGGCCATCGCCGACCTGCGCGAGCAGGGCGTCCGGAAGATCGTCATGATCACCGGGGACGCCCGTCCGGTCGCCCAGGCGGTCGCCGCCGACCTGGGATTCCGCCCCGGCGAGGACGAAGTCTTCGCGGAGGTGCTGCCGGCGGAGAAGGACGACGCGGTGGCGGACCTGCAACGCCGGGGACTGCGGGTGGCGATGGTGGGCGACGGGGTCAACGACGCTCCCGCCCTGGCTCGGGCGAACGTCGGCATCGCCATCGGGGCGGGCACCGACGTGGCAATCGAGTCCGCCGGGGTGGTGCTCGCCTCCTCCGACCCACGCGGCGTGACCGGGGTGATCCGGCTGTCCCGGGCCGCGTACCGGAAAATGCTCCAGAACCTGGCCTGGGCCGCCGGTTACAACGTGGTCGCGCTGCCGCTGGCCGCCGGTGTCCTGGCCTGGGCCGGGGTGACGCTCAGCCCGGCCGTCGGCGCGGTGCTGATGTCCGCCTCCACGATCGTCGTCGCGCTCAACGCCCAGTTGCTACGCCGGGTCCACCTGCGCCCACCGGGCTGA
- a CDS encoding nitrate- and nitrite sensing domain-containing protein: MKRAVAAGAVRKHGEARQGWLARGSIVRLLRLLVTVPLIAVVGFAGLALQGTVRQVLNAGTVHDMVTLSTQAGALARALQAERVTAAVELTTQSQTASATFDEQVARTDAEIAEFERRRAEVETSVPALQRIDAGLTALSTVREQVRSSPRATLSAIAFSYRILIADLLTFRASVATDTSNRIADDVRAAVAVSEAGEAIGQLQVIVLRSLAGGEVTPAGQQESVGAQARFAEASNAFLALAEPGWVAGWEQIGTDQQVVAAQRLQDQVGRTLPGERLVVDANAWVEATDGWIGRMFQIQGEVDAAVADRVAAERAQLLRNAVLQSVGILVVLAITAVLTGVVARRITRRLRSLRNTVTKVAYDRLPAVVRDLNAAPPGSVRPDEVADRSVAEFRITGADEIAEVATATRALHREAVRIAGEQAVMRANIAEIFVHLSRREQRLVDAMLAQVDLVERDEADPERLQQLYQLDHLATRMARINQSLLVLGGSGISRVRQEPVPLDHVTQAALSQIEHYTRVRMGTVDRELCIAGPAVDEIVHLLAELLDNATGYSPPETEVLVTGHALSDRAIVQVVDQGVGLSAQRYQQLNAGLANPASIEVAGVRAMGLTVVARLASRHGVSVELRPGPTGGTVAEIVMPASIVVRRPVQQPELVSAAPAPAPIAGARPASSALAAGRMAAPAGTTAARSAPAAPARPAPAPLFQPATVTSTAASDRRTVNGWFKTTMDGDSVAVTWPTDPGERWAAATMALPIQTGPFPPQAGPSAPQAGPSSPQVELAYPQAGPPSPQAELPPPQAGSPPPQAGSSPPQAGSSLPTQGGLPRRVPQSHLIPDARQPDANVPRKLDPAAVAAAMSAYAKGVAGRRAPAAS, encoded by the coding sequence GTGAAACGTGCGGTAGCGGCGGGTGCGGTGCGCAAACATGGCGAAGCGCGTCAGGGTTGGCTGGCCCGGGGCAGCATTGTCCGTCTGCTGCGATTGCTGGTCACGGTGCCACTGATCGCCGTCGTCGGATTCGCCGGCCTGGCCTTGCAGGGCACGGTCCGGCAGGTGCTGAACGCGGGCACCGTACACGACATGGTCACGCTCTCCACCCAGGCCGGCGCGCTGGCCCGGGCTCTTCAGGCCGAGCGGGTGACCGCTGCGGTCGAGCTGACCACGCAGAGCCAGACCGCCAGCGCCACCTTCGACGAGCAGGTGGCACGCACGGACGCCGAGATCGCCGAGTTCGAGCGGCGGCGGGCGGAGGTGGAGACCTCGGTCCCCGCCCTACAGCGGATCGACGCCGGGCTGACCGCGCTGAGCACGGTACGGGAACAGGTGCGCTCCAGCCCCCGTGCCACGCTCTCCGCGATCGCCTTCAGCTACCGCATCCTCATCGCCGACCTGCTCACCTTCCGGGCGTCCGTGGCCACCGACACCTCGAACCGGATCGCCGACGACGTCCGGGCCGCGGTGGCGGTGTCGGAGGCGGGCGAGGCGATCGGGCAGCTCCAGGTCATCGTGCTGCGCAGCCTGGCCGGCGGTGAGGTGACCCCGGCCGGGCAGCAGGAGAGTGTCGGCGCCCAGGCCCGGTTCGCCGAGGCCAGCAACGCGTTCCTGGCCCTCGCCGAGCCGGGTTGGGTGGCGGGCTGGGAGCAGATCGGTACCGACCAGCAGGTGGTCGCCGCGCAGCGGCTCCAGGACCAGGTGGGTCGGACGCTGCCCGGCGAACGGCTTGTGGTCGATGCGAACGCCTGGGTCGAGGCCACCGACGGCTGGATCGGCCGGATGTTCCAGATCCAGGGCGAGGTGGACGCCGCAGTCGCCGACCGGGTGGCGGCCGAGCGGGCCCAGCTGCTCCGCAACGCGGTGCTGCAAAGCGTCGGCATCCTCGTCGTACTGGCGATCACCGCCGTACTCACCGGTGTGGTGGCCCGGCGGATCACCCGCCGGCTGCGATCCCTGCGCAACACGGTGACCAAGGTGGCGTACGACCGACTGCCCGCCGTGGTCCGTGATCTCAACGCGGCTCCGCCCGGCAGCGTGCGGCCGGACGAGGTGGCCGACCGCTCCGTGGCCGAGTTCCGGATCACCGGCGCCGACGAGATCGCCGAGGTGGCGACCGCGACCCGGGCGCTGCACCGGGAGGCGGTCCGGATCGCCGGTGAGCAGGCGGTGATGCGGGCCAACATCGCCGAGATCTTCGTCCACCTGTCCCGGCGCGAGCAGCGCCTGGTCGACGCGATGCTCGCCCAGGTCGACCTGGTCGAGCGCGACGAGGCCGACCCGGAGCGGCTCCAGCAGCTGTACCAGCTGGACCACCTCGCCACCCGGATGGCCCGGATCAACCAGAGCCTGCTGGTGCTCGGCGGTTCCGGCATCTCCCGGGTACGCCAGGAGCCGGTGCCGCTGGACCACGTGACCCAGGCGGCGCTGTCCCAGATCGAGCACTACACCCGGGTCCGGATGGGCACTGTGGACCGGGAGCTGTGCATCGCCGGTCCCGCTGTGGACGAGATCGTGCACCTGCTCGCCGAGCTGTTGGACAACGCGACCGGATACTCTCCGCCGGAGACCGAGGTGCTGGTCACCGGGCACGCGCTCTCCGACCGGGCCATCGTGCAGGTGGTGGACCAGGGCGTCGGGCTCTCCGCCCAGCGGTACCAACAGCTCAACGCCGGGCTGGCCAACCCGGCCTCGATCGAGGTGGCGGGCGTACGCGCGATGGGTCTCACCGTGGTCGCCCGGCTCGCCAGCCGGCACGGTGTCTCGGTCGAGCTGCGTCCCGGACCGACCGGCGGCACGGTGGCCGAGATCGTCATGCCGGCGTCGATCGTCGTGCGCCGACCGGTCCAGCAGCCGGAGCTGGTGAGTGCCGCGCCGGCACCGGCGCCCATTGCTGGCGCCCGTCCCGCCAGCTCCGCACTCGCCGCCGGACGGATGGCGGCACCAGCGGGCACCACTGCGGCCCGCTCCGCGCCGGCCGCTCCCGCACGCCCGGCACCGGCACCGCTGTTCCAGCCGGCAACCGTGACCAGTACGGCAGCGTCGGATCGCCGCACGGTGAACGGGTGGTTCAAGACCACGATGGATGGCGACTCGGTGGCGGTCACCTGGCCGACCGATCCCGGTGAGCGGTGGGCGGCCGCCACGATGGCCCTGCCCATTCAGACCGGACCGTTCCCGCCCCAGGCCGGGCCCTCGGCACCGCAGGCCGGACCCTCGTCGCCCCAGGTGGAGCTGGCCTACCCGCAGGCCGGACCGCCGTCCCCGCAGGCGGAGCTGCCGCCCCCGCAGGCCGGATCGCCGCCGCCGCAGGCCGGATCGTCGCCGCCGCAGGCCGGGTCGTCGCTGCCCACCCAGGGCGGACTGCCGCGTCGGGTACCGCAGTCGCACCTGATCCCGGACGCCCGGCAGCCGGATGCCAACGTCCCGCGCAAGCTCGATCCGGCCGCTGTCGCGGCGGCCATGTCGGCATACGCCAAGGGCGTTGCCGGCCGGCGAGCCCCCGCCGCCTCCTGA
- a CDS encoding roadblock/LC7 domain-containing protein yields the protein MTSPNDLSWLLQNFVARTPEVSHALAISTDGLVLAHNHSLPRDRADQLAATGSGLIALLIGAARFFQAGSVISNVTQMEGGFMFCMAFSDGASLLVLASPACDVGQVSYEMTDLANRMGEALTPAVRSHLLGML from the coding sequence GTGACAAGCCCGAACGACCTGAGCTGGCTGCTGCAGAACTTCGTCGCCCGTACTCCCGAGGTCAGCCACGCCCTCGCCATCTCAACCGACGGACTGGTCCTGGCGCACAACCACAGCCTGCCCCGGGACCGGGCGGACCAGCTCGCTGCCACCGGTAGCGGCCTGATCGCGCTGCTGATCGGAGCCGCCCGGTTCTTCCAAGCCGGCTCGGTGATCTCAAACGTGACCCAGATGGAGGGGGGATTCATGTTCTGCATGGCGTTCAGCGACGGCGCATCGCTGCTCGTGCTGGCCTCACCCGCCTGCGACGTGGGTCAGGTCTCGTACGAGATGACCGACCTGGCGAACCGGATGGGTGAGGCGCTCACCCCGGCGGTGCGCTCCCACCTGCTGGGGATGCTGTGA
- a CDS encoding ABC transporter substrate-binding protein → MTAARPARRAGSVARRLVAASLAGVLAFGVAGCDGDSAAELQTIRIGMLTVLEGSLQAPGSELRDGFQLYLDMHGGRLGGHPAEMVVGDEGYDPKVAVESATKLLEQEKVSAITGIINGGSVAAIQPLINEHKVPFIGGLGRPALTDVTYVWHTNLISVEPGVAMAPFVKQQVKRGKVYAIGPDFQSGRDELRGFVETFTELGGRLANPTGDAVFSPFPVTEDFGPYLKEIAESGADAIYCFFDAQNAITFVKQYAASEVSHLPLYAAGFVTEPASLPEQGDAAEGIYNGLNYSPDLDNAANREFVAAWNAAYPGRVPTSVVMASYDAAAVLDRAIAAAGTNPSPEAINTAIGGLGQLNSPRGPWQFAKSTHAPIQKWYLRQVRRDGRALTNVVVSELATLGG, encoded by the coding sequence GTGACCGCCGCCCGCCCGGCCCGACGTGCCGGCTCCGTCGCGCGGCGGCTGGTCGCCGCCTCCCTTGCCGGGGTGCTGGCGTTCGGTGTCGCCGGCTGCGACGGCGATTCGGCGGCGGAGCTTCAGACGATCCGGATCGGGATGCTCACCGTGCTGGAGGGCTCCCTCCAAGCGCCCGGCTCCGAGCTGCGCGACGGATTCCAGCTCTACCTGGACATGCACGGCGGCCGGCTCGGCGGACACCCGGCCGAGATGGTCGTCGGCGACGAGGGATACGACCCCAAGGTGGCCGTCGAGTCCGCCACGAAGCTGCTGGAACAGGAGAAGGTGTCGGCGATCACCGGCATCATCAACGGCGGCAGCGTCGCCGCGATCCAGCCGCTCATCAACGAGCACAAGGTGCCGTTCATCGGCGGGCTGGGGCGACCGGCGCTTACCGACGTCACGTACGTCTGGCACACCAACCTGATCTCCGTCGAGCCGGGCGTGGCCATGGCACCCTTCGTGAAGCAGCAGGTCAAGCGGGGCAAGGTGTACGCCATCGGACCGGATTTCCAGAGCGGTCGGGACGAACTGCGCGGGTTCGTGGAGACCTTCACCGAGTTGGGTGGCCGGCTGGCCAACCCGACCGGTGACGCCGTCTTCAGCCCGTTCCCGGTCACCGAGGACTTCGGCCCGTACCTGAAGGAGATCGCCGAGTCCGGTGCGGACGCGATCTACTGCTTCTTCGACGCCCAGAACGCCATCACCTTCGTCAAGCAGTACGCCGCGTCGGAGGTGTCCCACCTGCCGCTCTATGCGGCGGGCTTCGTGACCGAACCGGCGAGCCTGCCCGAGCAGGGCGACGCGGCGGAGGGCATCTACAACGGCCTGAACTACTCGCCCGACCTCGACAACGCGGCGAACCGGGAGTTCGTGGCCGCCTGGAACGCGGCGTACCCGGGCCGGGTGCCCACCTCGGTGGTGATGGCGTCGTACGACGCGGCGGCCGTGCTGGACCGGGCGATCGCCGCCGCCGGCACCAACCCGAGCCCGGAGGCGATCAACACCGCGATCGGCGGGCTCGGGCAGCTCAACAGCCCACGCGGGCCGTGGCAGTTCGCGAAGTCGACGCACGCGCCGATCCAGAAGTGGTATCTGCGTCAGGTCCGCCGGGACGGCCGGGCCCTGACCAACGTCGTCGTCTCGGAACTGGCCACGCTCGGCGGCTGA
- a CDS encoding sugar kinase: protein MPLLDLRPADQCRYDLVSLGEVMLRLDPGEGRVRTARNFRAWEGGGEYNVARGLRRCFGLRTAIVTAFADNEVGRLLEDLILQGGVDTSFISWLPYDGIGRSVRNGLNFTERGFGVRGAVGTSDRGHTAASQLRAGDVDWDHLFGDLGVRWLHTGGIYAALSETTPETIEAAMIAARRHGTVISYDLNYRPSLWKAVGGQARAQEVNRRLARYVDVMIGNEEDFTACLGFEVPDTDASLAELEVTNFRRMIEEVTREFQNFRVVATTLRTVRTATVNDWGAIAWGGGEFVEATHRPGLEIMDRVGGGDSFASGLVYGLLEKGDLAVAVEYGAAHGALAMTTPGDTSMADRREVEALMRGAGARVQR from the coding sequence ATGCCACTTCTCGACCTGCGCCCCGCCGACCAGTGCCGGTACGACCTCGTCTCGCTCGGTGAGGTGATGCTCCGGCTCGACCCGGGCGAAGGGCGGGTACGCACCGCCCGTAACTTCCGCGCCTGGGAAGGCGGCGGGGAATACAACGTCGCCCGCGGCCTGCGCCGCTGCTTCGGGCTGCGTACCGCCATCGTCACCGCGTTCGCCGACAACGAGGTAGGGCGGCTGCTGGAGGACCTGATCCTCCAGGGTGGGGTGGACACTTCCTTCATCAGCTGGCTGCCCTACGACGGCATCGGGCGCAGCGTCCGCAACGGCCTGAACTTCACCGAGCGCGGATTCGGCGTACGCGGCGCCGTCGGCACCTCGGACCGGGGCCACACCGCCGCCAGCCAGCTCCGCGCCGGTGACGTCGACTGGGATCACCTCTTCGGCGACCTCGGGGTGCGCTGGCTGCACACCGGCGGCATCTACGCCGCGCTCTCGGAGACCACGCCGGAGACCATCGAGGCCGCCATGATCGCGGCCCGCCGGCACGGCACGGTCATCTCGTACGACCTCAACTACCGGCCCAGCCTCTGGAAGGCGGTCGGTGGGCAGGCTCGCGCCCAGGAGGTCAACCGGCGCCTAGCCCGGTACGTCGATGTCATGATCGGCAACGAGGAGGACTTCACCGCCTGCCTCGGCTTCGAGGTGCCGGACACCGACGCCAGCCTCGCCGAACTGGAGGTGACGAACTTCCGGCGCATGATCGAGGAGGTCACCCGGGAGTTCCAGAACTTCCGGGTGGTGGCCACCACGCTGCGCACGGTACGCACCGCCACCGTCAACGACTGGGGTGCCATCGCCTGGGGCGGCGGCGAGTTCGTCGAGGCGACCCACCGCCCCGGCCTGGAGATCATGGACCGGGTGGGCGGTGGGGACAGCTTCGCCTCCGGCCTGGTCTACGGCCTGCTGGAAAAGGGCGACCTGGCCGTCGCCGTCGAGTACGGTGCCGCCCACGGCGCGCTGGCCATGACCACCCCCGGCGACACCTCGATGGCCGACCGCAGGGAGGTCGAGGCCCTGATGCGTGGCGCCGGAGCACGGGTGCAACGCTGA
- the eda gene encoding bifunctional 4-hydroxy-2-oxoglutarate aldolase/2-dehydro-3-deoxy-phosphogluconate aldolase, which produces MTAVHPSEQPAGVSETLPAGRILPVVVLDDARAAAPLAAALTAGGLRSVEVTFRTDAAADAIRAMSEDPDLLVGAGTVLTPGQVDEAVAAGARFIVCPGFSPLVVAHCQQVGIPVFPGAATATEIQMAVDAGLDTVKFFPAEQLGGATMIKALAAPFRSVRFIPTGGVNTGNLRDYLALPAVLAVGGTWMVAPDLLTEGRWDDVTRLTAAAVTAARES; this is translated from the coding sequence GTGACTGCCGTTCATCCTTCTGAACAGCCCGCTGGCGTCTCGGAGACCCTGCCCGCGGGGCGGATCCTTCCGGTCGTCGTGCTCGACGACGCCCGCGCCGCCGCTCCCCTCGCCGCCGCGCTGACCGCAGGTGGCCTGCGCAGCGTCGAGGTGACCTTCCGCACCGACGCCGCCGCCGACGCCATCCGCGCCATGTCCGAAGACCCCGACCTGCTCGTCGGGGCCGGCACCGTGCTGACCCCGGGCCAGGTGGACGAGGCCGTCGCGGCCGGTGCCCGGTTCATCGTCTGCCCCGGCTTCAGCCCGCTCGTGGTGGCCCACTGCCAGCAGGTGGGCATCCCCGTCTTTCCGGGTGCCGCCACCGCCACGGAGATCCAGATGGCCGTCGACGCGGGCCTCGACACCGTCAAGTTCTTCCCTGCCGAGCAACTCGGCGGAGCCACGATGATCAAGGCGTTGGCCGCGCCCTTCCGGTCCGTCCGGTTCATCCCCACCGGTGGCGTCAACACCGGCAACCTGCGCGACTACCTGGCCCTGCCCGCCGTCCTCGCCGTCGGCGGGACGTGGATGGTCGCTCCTGACCTGCTCACCGAGGGCCGGTGGGACGACGTGACCAGACTGACCGCCGCCGCCGTGACCGCCGCCCGGGAGAGCTGA
- a CDS encoding IclR family transcriptional regulator produces MTSAEGFQPVKSAGRTLEVLEMLAASGGRRSLGDLARTLGIPKSSLHGILRTMIQRGWVEADDTGTRFGLGVRALQVGAAYLDTDDAVGLLTGVLDDLSRQFGETVHLGRLDGAHVVYTAKRESRHPLRLYSAIGRRLPAHATALGKALLAERADEVVDELVGALPTALTRHTITDLAALHADLAASRERGYAVDHEENTEGIVCFAVAVPLHAPAVDAISLSIPVARLDGQLEERVVQSLRRSVDQVRAARGLLTPT; encoded by the coding sequence ATGACATCCGCCGAGGGGTTCCAGCCGGTCAAGTCGGCCGGGCGCACGCTGGAGGTGCTGGAGATGCTCGCCGCCTCCGGTGGCCGGCGTTCCCTCGGCGACCTGGCCCGCACCCTTGGCATCCCGAAGAGCAGCCTGCACGGCATCCTGCGCACGATGATCCAGCGCGGCTGGGTGGAGGCCGACGACACCGGCACCCGGTTCGGGCTGGGGGTACGGGCCCTTCAGGTCGGCGCCGCGTACCTGGACACCGACGACGCGGTCGGGCTGCTGACCGGCGTACTCGACGACCTGTCCCGGCAGTTCGGCGAGACCGTTCACCTCGGCCGGCTGGACGGGGCGCACGTGGTCTACACCGCCAAGCGGGAGTCCAGGCATCCGCTCCGGCTGTACAGCGCCATCGGCCGACGCCTGCCGGCACACGCCACCGCGCTGGGCAAGGCCCTGCTCGCCGAACGCGCCGACGAGGTGGTCGACGAGTTGGTGGGGGCGCTGCCCACGGCACTGACCCGGCACACCATCACCGACCTCGCGGCCCTGCACGCCGATCTCGCGGCCAGCCGCGAACGGGGGTACGCCGTCGACCACGAGGAGAACACCGAGGGCATCGTGTGTTTCGCGGTGGCGGTACCACTGCACGCACCGGCGGTGGACGCGATAAGTCTCTCGATACCGGTCGCCCGACTCGACGGGCAACTCGAAGAGCGGGTGGTGCAATCGCTGCGCCGCTCGGTCGACCAGGTACGCGCCGCACGCGGGCTGCTCACGCCGACCTGA
- a CDS encoding fused MFS/spermidine synthase: MEASDRLELAVDPSRPTGRTLLAGGVEQSYVDLADPRYLHFEYVRRMAAVVDLAAPTGDPLDVLHLGGGALTLPRYVAATRPGSTQLVVERDPAVVALVARELPALPAGVEVQVTDAREAVADAPADTYDLVLADIYRAARMPPHVATVSFAAEVARVLRPDGIYLVNVTDLPPLVVTRVQVATLRAVFADVCVVADRRMLRGRRYGNVVLAAALCPDRLPVARLAARARRDPLPGGVLHGAALDTFVAGAQPRIETDR, translated from the coding sequence ATGGAGGCATCCGACCGGCTCGAACTGGCCGTCGACCCGAGCCGGCCCACCGGGCGTACGCTCCTGGCCGGCGGCGTAGAGCAGTCCTACGTGGACCTTGCCGACCCCAGGTACCTGCACTTCGAGTACGTCCGCCGGATGGCCGCCGTGGTCGACCTCGCCGCACCGACCGGCGACCCGCTGGACGTGCTGCATCTCGGCGGCGGCGCGCTGACGCTACCGCGCTACGTCGCCGCGACCCGGCCCGGCTCGACGCAGCTTGTCGTCGAGCGGGATCCGGCCGTGGTGGCACTTGTGGCGCGCGAACTGCCGGCCCTGCCGGCCGGGGTCGAGGTGCAGGTCACCGACGCACGGGAGGCCGTTGCCGACGCCCCCGCCGACACGTACGACCTGGTGCTCGCCGACATCTACCGGGCGGCTCGGATGCCGCCGCACGTGGCCACCGTGTCGTTTGCCGCCGAGGTCGCCCGGGTGCTCCGGCCCGACGGCATCTACCTGGTCAACGTCACCGACCTGCCGCCCCTGGTGGTCACCCGGGTGCAGGTGGCCACCCTGCGGGCGGTCTTCGCCGACGTGTGTGTCGTCGCCGACCGGCGGATGCTGCGCGGCCGGCGGTACGGCAATGTGGTGCTCGCCGCCGCGCTATGCCCGGATCGGCTGCCGGTGGCGCGGCTGGCTGCGCGGGCCCGACGCGATCCGCTGCCCGGCGGGGTGCTGCACGGGGCGGCGCTCGACACGTTCGTCGCCGGGGCTCAACCACGCATCGAAACCGACCGTTGA
- a CDS encoding DJ-1/PfpI family protein: protein MPDNNPNRRQLLTIGAALAASGFAVGSASPASAHRPAPAGGEQPLDIAFLVFNGLVPLDLVGPLGVLGATQRAGGPPARLHFVGPDLTPIPGGEGMQWVPTATYATLPRPDVLVVPGPGLPSVLMQDRPILDYIRTAHRHTRITFGICTGVLLMAAAGILRGRSATTYWAFADELPLSGARFKRRRWVVDGRIITSAGVSAGMDAALVVAARLWGERAAGRGQAFLEYDPEPPFDYGQVENLPDADQEQLWKLFQAERDRVREVLT, encoded by the coding sequence ATGCCTGACAACAACCCGAACCGACGGCAGCTGCTGACCATCGGGGCGGCGCTCGCCGCGTCCGGATTCGCCGTGGGCAGCGCCAGCCCCGCCTCGGCCCACCGCCCGGCACCGGCGGGTGGTGAACAGCCGCTCGACATCGCGTTCCTGGTCTTCAACGGGCTCGTGCCACTCGACCTGGTCGGCCCGTTAGGTGTCCTCGGTGCCACCCAACGGGCGGGCGGCCCGCCGGCCCGGCTGCACTTCGTCGGCCCGGACCTCACGCCGATACCCGGTGGCGAAGGAATGCAGTGGGTACCGACCGCCACCTACGCCACGCTCCCCCGGCCCGACGTGCTCGTCGTGCCGGGACCGGGGCTGCCGAGCGTCCTGATGCAGGATCGACCGATCCTGGACTACATCCGGACGGCACATCGACACACCCGCATCACGTTCGGCATCTGCACCGGCGTACTGCTGATGGCCGCCGCCGGCATCCTGCGGGGTCGCTCGGCCACCACCTACTGGGCGTTCGCCGACGAGTTGCCCCTGTCCGGAGCGCGCTTCAAGCGGCGGCGCTGGGTGGTCGACGGGCGGATCATCACCAGCGCCGGTGTCAGCGCCGGAATGGACGCCGCGCTGGTGGTGGCCGCGCGCCTGTGGGGTGAACGGGCCGCCGGCCGGGGGCAGGCATTCCTGGAGTACGACCCCGAACCGCCGTTCGACTACGGTCAGGTCGAGAATCTGCCGGACGCGGACCAGGAGCAGCTCTGGAAGCTGTTCCAGGCGGAGCGCGATCGGGTCCGCGAGGTGCTCACCTGA